The Flavobacterium johnsoniae genomic sequence CTTACAGCTTGTTTTTATCCGATGAGTATTCATAACGAACCTGTTCCTGTTAAAAAGAAGTTTTTCTCAATGCCTGAAAAAAATCTAGTAAAATTTGCTATGATTTGCTTTGTTTCAATGGCTTGCGAAAATACAATGTACGACTGGAGCGGAATTTATTTTGAAAACATCTTAAAAGCTTCACCAAAATTAACGAGTGCTGCGTTTGTATTTTTTGCTTCGGCTGTAACTTTAGGACGTATTTTTGGTGATTATGGCGTTATGAGATTCGGAACTAAAAAAATCCTTCTCTATAGCGGAATTCTAATCACTTTAGGTTTCGGAATTTGCTTTATTCTTCCATACGCATATCCAACTATTTTTGGTTATGTTTTAATCGGATTTGGAGTGTCTTGTGTTGTTCCGTTGGTATTTAGCATAGCCGGAAGATCTTCAAAATTAAGCAGCGGTTCTGCCTTAACTTCGATTTCTACAATCGGTTATTTAGGATTTTTATTGGTTCCGCCAATGGTTGGTTTTATTTCTGAATATCTAAGTATGAAATGGGCGTTTTTAGTGATGGCGCTTTTAGGTATTCTAATGATTTTTATGGTGAATAAGATCGGGGAGAATGAGTAGTTTTTAAGTTGCTAAGGTTCTGAGATGCTGAGGTTCTAAGGTTTTTATACTTTTTATACTTAATAAAGATTCCATTTTTGTTGATAATTTTTAAAATTCCGTAGGAATGAACTATTTTGTAGCAACGGATTTTGATCCGTTGGAGAAACGAATTATGTATTTTACTAAAATGAACATATTTTAGAGCTATTCGCGTCTATTTCTTTTTTAAATTCTGAAGGTAATTGTATTTTATATCTGCACAAATCTTTCATTTCATATTGCTGTGTTTTTTGATTGAAAAGAATTGTTTGATAAGACATATAATCTGAGTTGTAATACCACACATTAGCATTTTGGTCAACATATAAAACCCAATAATGATAAGGGCTAAAAGTTTCGTCTAAGCTTTGTTGAAACAATATTTTATTTTTGCCATTTCTTATGGCAAAAATTTTTGATTCGTCTTTTAATTCTTTAATTAAAATATTTCGATCTTTGCCAGGAATAGTATAAATTCCATCTTCATACAAAAAGCCTGATTTAATGCTTTTATAATTTAATTGATAGTTATTGCAAGACAAAAAAAGAAGAATTAGAATAATACTGCACATTATTCTAATTCTTCTTTTCTCTATTTTAGTTTTTATCAAAAACATCAAATTACTTCTTCGTCATAACAAATTTCTCAGAACTAGGTTTTCCGTTCAAATTTCCAGAAATCTCAGCTGTCAAAGAATTATTTGCGCCTTTTGTGTACGTGATTTTTTGAGGATAATCATGTTTCGGATTTTCGAAAACCAATTGCTGTTCCGTTTCAGAAGTTGATGGAAAAAATACAGGTTTGTCATCATTTTGACCTTTTACGGTTGCTTTATAAGTCAAAGTTTCTCCTAACTGCGCTAGAATAATACTTTCAGAATGAATGGTGTCTTTTCCTTTTATAAAATAAGAAACCGCACTAAAAGTACTATCATTTAGTTTTTGCCAGTTTTCAGATAAAACTCCGTCTGGTGTTGTATTTTCCCAGTTTCCGATTAACCAGTCGGCTTTTTTGATTTTATCTTTTTCAACAGTTTCTTTTTTTTGGCAAGAAACAAAAGCTATTGTAAGTGCGATAAGAGTAATTCTTTGAAACATAATTTTTGAGTTTTGATTGTACTAATGTATGAAAAAAATGTTTGCCACTGTTTACACAAATTTCCATGAATTATATTTGAAATTGCGAGATAAATTTTTGCCACAGATTAAAAGGATTTTAAAGATTTTTTTCACGCAGATTTGCAGATTCTGGCAGATTTAATTTTATAAATCTGCGAATATCTACTTACATCTGTAAAATCTGCGTGAAATAAATTTGTGGAAATTTGTGGCAACAGGCAAAGCAAAAAGAAATCTGTGCTAATCCTTTTAATCTGTGGCTAAAAAAAATAGTTTAAACGCTTTCCTTTAAAATAGAATAAACCAATTCTTTCGTAGGTTTTTGATCTCCGAGTTTTGCACGAACGTCATCAAAAGTTACTTTAAAATCGCAACCCGATTTGTATTCTGCACAACCGTAAGCCGTTTTTCCTTTTAGAATTGTTCCTTTTTTACATTTCGGACAAACCAAAGTATCGGAACTTTCTGTGGCTGTAGCTTTATTTTCTGTTTTTTTTGGCTCTAATTTCAGTTTGTAATTTTCCTCAAAACGAATTAATCCCTCAACAGTTCCAGAATCGGTTTTAAAACCTTTTATGTTTACAGTCGAACCTTTTTGAATCAATCGTAAATATTGGCTTTCTGTGATTTTTTTGCCATAAAAAACAAATGGTAAAACAAAATCACAACCCGATTTGTATTCGCTGCATCCAAAAGCTGATTTTCCTTTGAGAATATTTCCTTTTTGACATTTCGGACACGTTTCTGCTGAAATTCCAGAAGCTTTCTTTTTTTCTGCTTTTATCACAGGTTTCTGAATCGTTGCGGCATGCGAAATATTGGCGTGTTTGGTTTCGCTTCTAACTTCATAAACTAAAGCTTCCACCATGCTTTTCATATTTCGAATGAATGCTGCTGCGGTAAAAGTACCTTTTTCAATATCTTTCAATTGTTTTTCCCAAGTTCCGGTAAGTTCAGCCGATTTAACCAATTCATTCTGAATCGTATCAATCAATTGAATTCCTGTTAAAGTCGGTAAAACCTGTTTTTTATTTCGAACAATATACTGGCGTTTAAAAAGCGTTTCGATAATATTAGCACGCGTAGACGGACGACCGATTCCGTTTTCTTTCATCAGTTCGCGTAAATCTTCGTCGTCGACCTGTTTTCCAGCAGTTTCCATTGCACGCAATAAAGTCGCTTCTGTAAACTGATTAGGTGGTTTGGTTTCTTTTTGAAGGAAAGAAGGCTCGTGCGGACCTTTTTCGCCAACAACAAAACTCGGCAATAAATCGGGTTCTTTTTCTTTCGCGTTCGGATCTTCAAAAACAACTCGAAAACCTTTTTTCAAGATTTCTTTTCCTGTAGCTTTAAAAGTTACATCGGCAGCTTTTCCAATTACTGTGGTATTCGCAACCAAACAATCATCATAAAAAACAGCAATAAAACGCCTTGTAATTATATCGTAAACCTGCTGCTGATTGTATGCTAAATTATTTTGAACTCCAGTTGGAATAATCGCATGGTGATCGGTTACTTTTTTATCATTGAAAACCTTTGGCGATTTTTTGATTTTTTTCTCTAAAATTGGTTGTGTCAATTCTGCATAATTGGTTAATTTCTGCAAAATTCCAGGCACTTTTGGGTAAATATCTCCAGGTAAAAAAGTCGTATCAACTCTCGGATATGTAATCACTTTTTGTTCGTACAAAGTCTGTGCAATTTTCAGCGTTTCTTCTGCCGAAAATCCAAATTTTTGGTTGCAATAAACCTGTAAACCTGTTAAGTCAAAGAGTTTTGGCGCATATTCATTTCCGTTTTTTTTGTCGACAGAAACAATTTCAAAATCGCTTTCTTTAACTTTTTCGGCTAAGATTTCTCCATCTTCTTTTTTCAAGAAACGACCTTCTTCATAACTAAAAAGTGTATCTCTGTATAAAGTCTGCAATTCCCAATAGGGTTGAGGTTTAAAATTTTCGATTTCTCTAAAACGATCTACAACCATTGCCAATGTTGGCGTTTGCACGCGTCCGATTGACAAAACTTGTTTGTAACCACCATGTTTTACGGTATACAAACGTGTAGCATTCATACCCAAAAGCCAATCGCCAATGGCTCTCGAAAATCCGGCGTAAAATAAATTATCGTAATTGGTAGATGGTTTTAAGTTTTCAAAACCTTCTTTTATGGCTTCAGTTGTAAGAGACGAAATCCATAATCGCTGAATTTCACCTTTATAATTCGCCTCGTTCATCACCCAACGCTGAATCAATTCTCCTTCCTGTCCAGCATCCCCGCAGTTTATGACTACATCGGCTTTGTCAAAAAGACTTTTTATGATTTTAAACTGTTTTTGAATTCCAGAATTCTGAACCACTTTTGTTTCAAATTTTTCAGGAAGCATCGGAAGATTGTTCAAATCCCAGCTTTTCCAATGCGGTTTGTAATCGTTTGGTTCTTTTAAGGTGCACAAATGCCCGAAAGTGTAAGTTACTGCATAACCGTTGCCTTCATAATAGCCATCGTGTTTGGTATTAGCACCTAAAACAGATGCGATTTCACGTGCTACACTTGGTTTCTCGGCAATACAGACCTTCATTTTTTCTTTTCTAGTTAGTGAGCGAAATTAGCGATTTTATTGGAAAGGGGCAAAGGTTCTAAGGAGCAAAGGGTTTTAATGAATTTTTACTTTTTTTGTAATTCTAAAGTTTTTAAAAATTAAAATCTTAGTGCTGAAATGATTTTCTGATATAAGTCATTTTTTCCAATCAGACTTATTACTGAATAGCCAATAAGAGCCAAACCAATAAAAATAAACAGAATCAAAATAACGCTGTTTGATTTTCTTTCTTTTATTACAAAATTTTCAGGACTTTTGGCGCTGTAAAGGATTGCGATTTTGGTGTTTATATTTTGCTGATAAGCTTCAAGTTTATCTAAATCAGATGATGCATGTATAAAAGGCTCTCCTCTAAAATTCTTTCCATCTGTAGTTTGGTATTCAATAGTAGGAGTTTTATGTCCTTCTTCATCTGATTTGTACGACACGATTTTTCCAATACTTTCGATTCCGTTTTTATGGATATTATCTAAGAAGATAAAACCCGCAATTGAATAAATTAAAAACAAAAACCCAAGTAATAATAAACAAATTAAGATATTATAAAAGCTTATAGCCACGAAAAGAATAAAGAAAATGGCAAAAAAAATGGGTACGTATTTTTTATTAAATAACATGTAATGGGTGTTTGGCTTAAACTTTAAAAATATCAATTCTTTTCATCCAAGGAATTTCCGATTCTAGAAATTGAAGCTTTGTTTTCACTACTTTATCGCTTTTATCCCTTGGGTTTTTAGTTACAAATCTAGCTTTCGAATTGTTAAAATCTAAAGTGTTTTTTGCATCAAAATCATCTTTTTTGTCGGAAGAAAAAGTAATAACATTATCTTTTAGGCTCCATTTTCCTTTTCCATATTTATTTTCTTCTGGTAGAGTTCCGCCTTGCATTTTTCTATACGAATGAAATAGAAATGTTCCGTCTTGATTTAAGGTTAGTTTATATTCAATTATATGTTTATCGTCAGAAAGAGAACGAGCGTAATCGCCCGAAAACTGATTAGATTGTGCTGATAAACTTATGCCAGAAATTAAAAGCAAAGTGATGATAAAGTGTTTCATTTAATTAAGTTTTTATGGTTTTAAAGTAAAATGTTTGATAGTGCATCTACAAGTATTTTTTTCTTTTATAAAAACACTTTAATTATTTATCATCGGATTCAAATTACTGTCTTTATTTCTTAAATCCAATCCACCTTCGTAAACCGATTTTAGATTAGTGAGATAAAAATGCCAACCGTTTGAACAGCCTAATCTAATATATTGTTTAGAAAAATCATCTGTTGGAATATTATGATGACGAAGTTCTATCAAAGTATAGCCATTATTTTCACTCAAATTGATATCAACCAGACAAGTTCCTTCAAAGGTAAATTGTAAATGATCTTTTCCGTTTGCCGAAATAATTTTTCCTTTCATAGCATCATCATATAAATACCAAAGCCATTCATATGTATTTCCTGCAGAAACGCTTTCGTCTTTACTTCTAAGTTTTTGGTCAGAATCGAAAAAAGTTACTTTCTCTAGAAACCATTTTTCTAATGCATTAGCTTTTGTCCAAGAATCGTAAATATCAGAAAGTTTAGCTTTTACAGCTATTTTTTTGGTGAAAGAAGTCCAGTCGAAGTTTTCCATCTTAGAGGTTTGATTTATTTTGTTTCAGTAGCTTTTAAATTCTGGAGATAAATTTTAAAGATTTAAAGATATTGATTTTTAATCAAATAGTAGTTTGTGATTTTATTTTTCATAAGAAAAAGTTTATATTTGTAGAATATTAGAATAATTACAATAATGGTAACCGCAAATTTTTATTTACTAAATAGCTGTTTGATGTGCTTAATGTACACCTTATTGTATTTGCATGACGATACTTTCTTAAAAAGCTCAAAAGAGTTTATTTCTTTTGCCCTGTCACAACTCTAGACAGGGATTCTCGCAATTATATTGCCTATTTATAAAATTTCCATTTTCGTTCGTGATGAAATAGCACTGAATTAGTCTGGGCTGCAATTATTCAGTACGGAGTTGTATTTCATTGTTTATGAAAATGAAGCAAATAAGAAAGTGATGTCACAAAATATTATTTTAACAACAGGAACATACGATTTAATTAAAGATCATGTAAGAAGAAAAAAAGTAACTGTACAAGAAGAAGAATTATTATTAAATCAATTAAAAAATGCTTCTCAAGTATTAAGAAAAAATCTGCCAGAAGATATCGTTTCGATAAACCGAAGAATCACTTATAAAGACCACGCAAATAACGAAGAGAAAACCATTCTTCTTGTTGGTCCTGAAAAAGCAAAAGTGAGTAAAAATAAAATTTCGGTTCTTTCTGATGAAGGAATTGCAATGATTGGTTACAAAGTAGGAGATCTTGTAGAATGGCCTGCTAAAAAAGGAAACCTAAAATTAGAGATTTTAAAAGTAGAAGAGGAAGTTTAATTATGGTTTCGTTTTCGATTTAAGTTAGTAGCATCCCGATAGAATTTTCTATCGGGATGTTTTTGTTTTTTGATGAAATATTTTTAGAATTTTTGTTTCAATCAAAAGAAATACTCAAACTAGAAACATTTTTTTAGCGGTTTGTTACACATAATTTTTTACGAATTGTGTAAAAGAGCAAACCTTTTTAGCTTCATTTGAGTGTATTAATTATAAATTTACAATAAGAATATTAGTATTAATTATTCGTGTAAAACTTCAATCCTCATCCCGCGCCAACGTTGCAATCGGCGGTTTTTTTATACTTCAGAAAAACAATAATAAATCATTGAAAAATATACTTTTTGTATAACTTTTTTTATGTTTTTTTAAAAATGAATAAGATTATACGTATAAAATTATATATCTTCGCCTCTCATTAACTGAATTATTATTAACCATTTAACAATTAAATTAAAAAAATGAGAAAGTTATTACTTACAAGTTTATTATTAGTTTTCGTAAGCGCGGCTTACATTAGTTGTACAAAAGAACAAGCATCAGAAACTGAAGTTTCAAAAACAGAAAACACTATTCCAATTTCTGATTATGGATTTTATCATAACGAAGCTTTAGAATTGTATTATAAAAATCATGGCAGTGTAAGTGGTAAGACAACAGCTGTAATAATCGAAGAGATGACTGCTGACTTAAAAGCTAAATATCCAGAAAAATTTAAAAATGTAAATATTGAAGAAATCAAACTTGCATTTAAAGATGTTGATCCTAAAAAGTTTGATATTAATTTATTTTGGAAATCTCAAAAACCAGGATTGTTAGCTTCGAATAAAATTTCAAGTAAAATGGGAGCTTTTGTTGATGATGTACTTAAAGATGATCTAAAATACGAACAGTATATTGCAAAAGCTAATGAATTTAACACAAATAGTTTGCTGACATCTGATGAAAAAGATGGTTTAGTAATTTTTACAAATGTTATAAAAAGTTCAAACGAATATTGGAGTTTGCAAATTAACCCAACAGGAAAAACAGCAAATAAACCAGGTTCTAAAGTAATTGTTGCAGATACATTAGGAGCTTTAATGTTTGCTTACAGCGGGCCAGGAGCAATTATTGCGGGTGGAATTAGTTCATTGTTTGTTAATGAAGCGTTGCCTCCAATGCAAGTTCCAGTTGATGAAATTGGTCCTTTAGATCCAGATGTACCAGCAAATCCAGATCCAATATTTATTGGAGAGTAAACTCTAAGTATATTTAATAAAAAATCCCAAAAAGAAAATCTCTTTTTGGGATTTTTTTTGTTATTCGTTATTTATGATTATAATTTTCTGATGAACATGAATGCGTCTTATTTACTTGATCTCATTGCTTTCACTTTTTTTATTTTGTCATCAGTCAAGTAATTTTGATATTCATTTGTTTCCAATCCGTACAAAGCTATTTTTCCATTATTGTCATTGTGAATTCCAAACCCATAGGTTTTTGTGAGAGGCGAGGCGCGAAGACAGGCTTGCCCTTTTGAGAAAAATTGTTCTTTTGCTTTTTTGTATTCACTTTCTGCTAGATCATTTCGAACAGCAAATACCAGAAACAGAATATCATCAGAAGAGTATTTGTATGGATTTTTGGCTATTAATTCGTATTGCATTTCTGCAACCGTTTTTTTGTCTTTGCTTGGTGGTTTTATTCCACGATCTGCTTTGGTATCTTCAGCAGCTTCTATAAAAGTGTCGAAATAGTTTGTGGTGTGTACTTTCATTTCTTTGTAAGTTTTTTTTAAATATTATTCCCAACGTTCCTACATGAAACTAATATTTTTTACTTTAAGACCTGTTTTCATCGCTTTTATTAGTTTCTCATTGCGTTTATCTGCTCTCGCATTCTGTAAAGAAATAACAGCCCAAATTGCTGCTGGAATCCAGCCAATCAGAGTGATTTGCAAAATGAGACAAATAATCGAAGTTAATATTTTTCCTCTCAAAAAGAAAGAAACAAACGGAAAGAAAATGGCAATTAAGGTCATCATTTGGAGTTGTTTTTTTTGGTTTGGACTAAAGTAAACTCTGTTTTTGGGTTTATATAT encodes the following:
- a CDS encoding type IA DNA topoisomerase; this encodes MKVCIAEKPSVAREIASVLGANTKHDGYYEGNGYAVTYTFGHLCTLKEPNDYKPHWKSWDLNNLPMLPEKFETKVVQNSGIQKQFKIIKSLFDKADVVINCGDAGQEGELIQRWVMNEANYKGEIQRLWISSLTTEAIKEGFENLKPSTNYDNLFYAGFSRAIGDWLLGMNATRLYTVKHGGYKQVLSIGRVQTPTLAMVVDRFREIENFKPQPYWELQTLYRDTLFSYEEGRFLKKEDGEILAEKVKESDFEIVSVDKKNGNEYAPKLFDLTGLQVYCNQKFGFSAEETLKIAQTLYEQKVITYPRVDTTFLPGDIYPKVPGILQKLTNYAELTQPILEKKIKKSPKVFNDKKVTDHHAIIPTGVQNNLAYNQQQVYDIITRRFIAVFYDDCLVANTTVIGKAADVTFKATGKEILKKGFRVVFEDPNAKEKEPDLLPSFVVGEKGPHEPSFLQKETKPPNQFTEATLLRAMETAGKQVDDEDLRELMKENGIGRPSTRANIIETLFKRQYIVRNKKQVLPTLTGIQLIDTIQNELVKSAELTGTWEKQLKDIEKGTFTAAAFIRNMKSMVEALVYEVRSETKHANISHAATIQKPVIKAEKKKASGISAETCPKCQKGNILKGKSAFGCSEYKSGCDFVLPFVFYGKKITESQYLRLIQKGSTVNIKGFKTDSGTVEGLIRFEENYKLKLEPKKTENKATATESSDTLVCPKCKKGTILKGKTAYGCAEYKSGCDFKVTFDDVRAKLGDQKPTKELVYSILKESV
- a CDS encoding SRPBCC family protein; translated protein: MENFDWTSFTKKIAVKAKLSDIYDSWTKANALEKWFLEKVTFFDSDQKLRSKDESVSAGNTYEWLWYLYDDAMKGKIISANGKDHLQFTFEGTCLVDINLSENNGYTLIELRHHNIPTDDFSKQYIRLGCSNGWHFYLTNLKSVYEGGLDLRNKDSNLNPMINN
- a CDS encoding DUF6157 family protein, whose translation is MKVHTTNYFDTFIEAAEDTKADRGIKPPSKDKKTVAEMQYELIAKNPYKYSSDDILFLVFAVRNDLAESEYKKAKEQFFSKGQACLRASPLTKTYGFGIHNDNNGKIALYGLETNEYQNYLTDDKIKKVKAMRSSK
- a CDS encoding MFS transporter, whose protein sequence is MILSFFKKIQNTPRGYRIANTVFFFLSGFGYSSWVSRIPHIQAQLHLSEAQFGAVLFAFPIGLMLTMPFTGKLLNKYSSRYIMLLGAIMFNIVLSLPGLVAFVWQLVIVLLIFGASRNIFNLSINAQSLEVQKLYPKSIITRFHAVWSIAVFSGAGLGYVMVTQKIAPSHHLLGVSVFMLALTACFYPMSIHNEPVPVKKKFFSMPEKNLVKFAMICFVSMACENTMYDWSGIYFENILKASPKLTSAAFVFFASAVTLGRIFGDYGVMRFGTKKILLYSGILITLGFGICFILPYAYPTIFGYVLIGFGVSCVVPLVFSIAGRSSKLSSGSALTSISTIGYLGFLLVPPMVGFISEYLSMKWAFLVMALLGILMIFMVNKIGENE
- a CDS encoding YqaE/Pmp3 family membrane protein, coding for MMTLIAIFFPFVSFFLRGKILTSIICLILQITLIGWIPAAIWAVISLQNARADKRNEKLIKAMKTGLKVKNISFM
- a CDS encoding DUF6265 family protein; amino-acid sequence: MFQRITLIALTIAFVSCQKKETVEKDKIKKADWLIGNWENTTPDGVLSENWQKLNDSTFSAVSYFIKGKDTIHSESIILAQLGETLTYKATVKGQNDDKPVFFPSTSETEQQLVFENPKHDYPQKITYTKGANNSLTAEISGNLNGKPSSEKFVMTKK
- a CDS encoding DUF3592 domain-containing protein, translating into MLFNKKYVPIFFAIFFILFVAISFYNILICLLLLGFLFLIYSIAGFIFLDNIHKNGIESIGKIVSYKSDEEGHKTPTIEYQTTDGKNFRGEPFIHASSDLDKLEAYQQNINTKIAILYSAKSPENFVIKERKSNSVILILFIFIGLALIGYSVISLIGKNDLYQKIISALRF
- a CDS encoding GreA/GreB family elongation factor, whose protein sequence is MSQNIILTTGTYDLIKDHVRRKKVTVQEEELLLNQLKNASQVLRKNLPEDIVSINRRITYKDHANNEEKTILLVGPEKAKVSKNKISVLSDEGIAMIGYKVGDLVEWPAKKGNLKLEILKVEEEV